In Chitinivibrionales bacterium, the sequence GGAGGAATGATAGTCCAGGGGAAAAATAAATAATTTTATTTGCTTTTATCGGTTACTTTCGAAACATATTCTTCGGCCTCTTTAATCACCACTTCCGAAAAAGCTTTGTCTTCACCCGAATAAGCCTTCTTTTTTTCTGAAGGAAGATCTTCGATTTCCTTCTCGATTTCTTCCAGATACTCATTCCGCGTTTTATCATCGAGCTTGTGCAGTAGTTTCTGGATCTCGATAATACCGGCGATATTTACTCTTTTGACACATCCTAAATAATGTATATACGCCAGAACATCGATATCCTTTAACGAATAGAGCCGCCGATTTCCTTCAGTACGGGAAGGCGTAATCAATCCCCGTTCTTCGTAAAGCCTGAGCATCCGGGGTTGAATATTTAAAATTTCAGCGACTGCCCCAATAGAAAAGTAGGGCTTGTTAACATTAAGTTTTCGAGGCATACTTGAAAAAAATAAAATGTCCACGCGAACTAATACAACTAACAGGTTTGATATTTTTCAGGTCAACAATATAATTATTTCGAATTTTGATCCGGAATATTTGATAGAGTAAATGCAGCGTCCTGATTGTCCTCTGGGTAATCAAGAACTTTGCCCTCAAGAACCGGCTGCAATTTTGAGTCAAATATCAGAATCTCCTCATTTCCATCATTTTTAACGATCTGGTCGTTACCCTGTGGTTCATCAATAACCATCCGTAATTTCCCCTCCTTATGAGGAGAAACAACAAGTCTGATTGCACTTTTCGGATCGCTTCCCTTACTCTCTAAAAGCTCTTTCAGCTGTTGTTTTGCTCTTCCGGTTACATTAAGCATATGAAACCTCGTCAAATATTGGTGTATTATTTCATTTAATGGTATGCACGAAGCAATTGTGTTTCAGGAGAATCTTTCAGTTTCTGGATTGCTCTTTGCTTGAGTTGCCTGACCCGTTCCCGGGTAATGTCGAACCGCTGCGATATCTCATCCAATGTAAGCGGAACACCGTCGTTGATACCAAAATAAAGGATAAGTATCTCTTTCTCCTTATCGCACAATGAACTCAAAACATTATAGATCTTCTGCCGAAGCGATACGGAATTGACATTGCTGTCGGGTGATGATATCGTTGAGTTGGTAAGAATATCAAGAAGTTTCAGGTCCTTCCCCTGAGCCAGGGGAGCATCCAGTGACGCATGATTGTTGCCGATACGAACAGCATCGATCACCCTGTCCTTATCGAGATCCAAGTCATCGGCGATTTCTTCAATATCGGGAGTCCTGCTTTTTCGCTGTTCCAGTTTGCTCTGGGCTTTTCCGATTTTGTGGATAGTTCCCACCTGATTAAGTGGCAATTTGGTTATTCGCGATTGGTTAGCCAGAGCCTGA encodes:
- a CDS encoding sigma-70 family RNA polymerase sigma factor — protein: MSHTISIPHNIRVKPTSLEQYLKEISKSKSLSREDEFQLARRIKKGDKSALKELVECNLRFVVGVARTYQNQGLPLNDLINEGNLGLIKAAKRFDENKNFKFISYAVWWIRQSILQALANQSRITKLPLNQVGTIHKIGKAQSKLEQRKSRTPDIEEIADDLDLDKDRVIDAVRIGNNHASLDAPLAQGKDLKLLDILTNSTISSPDSNVNSVSLRQKIYNVLSSLCDKEKEILILYFGINDGVPLTLDEISQRFDITRERVRQLKQRAIQKLKDSPETQLLRAYH
- a CDS encoding MerR family transcriptional regulator, with protein sequence MPRKLNVNKPYFSIGAVAEILNIQPRMLRLYEERGLITPSRTEGNRRLYSLKDIDVLAYIHYLGCVKRVNIAGIIEIQKLLHKLDDKTRNEYLEEIEKEIEDLPSEKKKAYSGEDKAFSEVVIKEAEEYVSKVTDKSK